One segment of Cohaesibacter intestini DNA contains the following:
- the def gene encoding peptide deformylase, which translates to MAVMDIVKLPDPILREQSAPIERVDDDLRRLVENMFETMYDAPGIGLAGVQVGVTRRLFTVDCAKEGDDKKPLCFINPEIIWKSEEISTYEEGCLSIPEYYAEVERPAEIKIRYMDQFGKDQEMHCDGLLATCVQHEFDHLNGALFIDYISKLRRDRVIKKFAKLAKQQEKQGIL; encoded by the coding sequence ATGGCTGTAATGGATATCGTAAAATTGCCGGACCCGATCCTGCGCGAGCAATCGGCTCCCATCGAGCGCGTCGATGATGACCTTCGACGCCTTGTCGAAAACATGTTTGAAACCATGTATGACGCACCGGGCATTGGTCTGGCGGGCGTGCAGGTTGGTGTGACAAGACGGCTCTTCACCGTCGACTGTGCCAAGGAAGGCGACGACAAGAAGCCGCTCTGCTTCATCAACCCGGAAATCATCTGGAAATCGGAAGAGATCAGCACCTATGAAGAAGGCTGCCTGTCGATCCCGGAATATTACGCCGAGGTCGAGCGTCCCGCCGAGATCAAGATCCGCTATATGGATCAGTTTGGCAAGGATCAGGAAATGCATTGCGATGGCTTGTTGGCCACCTGCGTCCAGCATGAATTCGACCATCTGAATGGTGCGCTCTTCATTGACTATATCTCGAAACTGCGTCGCGACCGGGTGATCAAGAAATTCGCCAAACTTGCCAAGCAGCAGGAAAAGCAGGGCATACTTTAA
- a CDS encoding DUF1868 domain-containing protein gives MTLSSLPKELHFFSSTLSQTPLRHMGIRHTTDGVFLKEPGNTIVCHLVKDSLSAKAVLDARTRMQSLPEAEKLAYTAVSSLHMTLFQGIIEGRRALPYWPEDLALDTPIDAMTKAYIERLDGFEAPGRFKVEVIGATPNGLTVAGVTEKDRQGMTVWRDELADIFGYRHPDHETYMFHITFAYLLERFSDEAMLTWEKALKEIVEDLREAAPIIELAAPAFCSFEDMNHFEELVVLK, from the coding sequence ATGACCCTGTCCTCCCTGCCTAAAGAGCTGCATTTTTTCTCGTCCACGCTCAGCCAAACGCCGTTGCGCCATATGGGCATCCGGCACACAACAGATGGTGTCTTTCTGAAAGAACCGGGCAACACGATCGTGTGTCACTTGGTCAAGGATTCTCTCTCTGCCAAAGCCGTGCTCGATGCGCGCACCCGCATGCAGTCGCTGCCAGAGGCTGAGAAGCTTGCCTATACCGCGGTAAGCAGTCTGCATATGACGCTGTTTCAAGGCATCATCGAAGGGCGCCGGGCGCTGCCTTATTGGCCGGAGGATCTGGCCCTTGATACGCCGATCGACGCGATGACCAAGGCCTATATCGAGCGGCTCGACGGTTTTGAAGCGCCGGGTCGTTTCAAGGTGGAAGTCATCGGTGCGACGCCCAATGGCCTCACGGTGGCAGGTGTCACAGAAAAGGACCGGCAGGGGATGACCGTCTGGCGTGACGAGCTGGCCGATATTTTCGGCTATCGCCATCCTGATCACGAGACCTATATGTTCCACATCACCTTTGCCTATCTGCTCGAGCGCTTCAGCGATGAAGCGATGCTGACATGGGAAAAGGCTTTGAAGGAAATTGTCGAGGATCTACGCGAGGCCGCGCCGATCATCGAACTGGCAGCGCCTGCCTTCTGTTCGTTTGAAGACATGAACCATTTCGAAGAATTGGTTGTGCTGAAATAG
- a CDS encoding MBL fold metallo-hydrolase yields MDMKINRRTAMLAAAGATGAMLAPKVSFANGDNKAMMPMAKARGFKVGSLDVVALLAGSVPRDNPHGIFGLNVSDDDFAKVSAANFIGTDMAQFYFTPTLVRAGGNVILFDTGLNAAGITAALAEAGTMPEDVTHVVITHMHGDHIGGLMDGDMPTFANAVYLTGQKEFDHWSKADNKNFDAKVKPLAEKMTFLNDGGSVASGITAVAAHGHTPGHMAYMLESDGQQLLLMADTANHYVWSLAYPDWEVKFDMDKAAAAATRRKILGMLAADRVPLIGYHMPFPAAGFVEQRDTGFRYVPVSYQMMPA; encoded by the coding sequence ATGGATATGAAGATCAATCGACGCACAGCGATGCTGGCTGCTGCTGGTGCAACCGGTGCGATGCTGGCCCCGAAAGTCAGTTTTGCCAATGGGGATAACAAGGCAATGATGCCGATGGCCAAGGCACGGGGCTTCAAGGTCGGCTCCTTGGATGTCGTGGCTTTGCTGGCGGGCTCGGTGCCGCGCGATAACCCGCACGGCATTTTCGGCCTGAACGTGTCCGACGACGACTTTGCAAAGGTCAGTGCGGCAAACTTCATTGGCACCGACATGGCACAATTCTATTTCACGCCGACATTGGTGCGGGCGGGTGGCAATGTCATCCTGTTCGATACGGGACTGAATGCCGCAGGCATCACGGCTGCTCTGGCCGAGGCTGGCACAATGCCGGAAGATGTGACTCATGTGGTCATCACCCATATGCATGGCGATCATATTGGCGGTCTCATGGATGGGGATATGCCGACCTTTGCCAATGCGGTCTATCTGACGGGCCAAAAAGAATTTGATCACTGGTCGAAGGCCGACAACAAGAATTTCGACGCCAAGGTCAAACCGCTGGCAGAAAAGATGACCTTCCTGAATGATGGAGGCTCGGTTGCATCAGGCATCACCGCGGTTGCCGCCCATGGTCACACGCCGGGCCACATGGCCTATATGCTGGAGAGCGACGGGCAGCAATTGTTGCTGATGGCCGATACGGCCAACCATTATGTCTGGTCGCTGGCCTATCCCGACTGGGAAGTGAAGTTTGACATGGACAAAGCAGCCGCTGCGGCAACCCGACGCAAGATCCTTGGCATGCTGGCAGCGGATCGGGTGCCATTGATCGGCTATCACATGCCCTTCCCGGCCGCCGGGTTTGTGGAACAACGCGACACCGGCTTCCGCTATGTCCCGGTGAGCTATCAAATGATGCCGGCCTGA
- a CDS encoding HIT domain-containing protein, producing the protein MSQFTLDPQLGADSLPLLELDLCTLRVMNDATYPWILMVPKQAGLAELIDLSIEDQHRLTDEIRVVSKALQAVTKCDKLNVAALGNMVRQLHIHVIARFEGDAAWPGPVWGKVPAVAYDEMDGNALIADMKRAIMAEL; encoded by the coding sequence ATGAGCCAATTCACACTTGATCCCCAACTTGGCGCCGACAGTCTGCCTTTGCTCGAACTTGATCTGTGCACCCTGCGGGTGATGAATGATGCGACCTATCCATGGATATTGATGGTACCAAAGCAAGCGGGCCTTGCGGAGCTGATCGACTTATCGATCGAGGATCAGCATCGATTGACCGACGAAATCCGGGTCGTTTCCAAGGCGCTGCAAGCGGTGACCAAGTGCGACAAGCTGAATGTCGCAGCCCTTGGCAATATGGTGCGCCAACTCCATATCCATGTGATTGCCCGCTTTGAAGGGGATGCAGCCTGGCCCGGCCCGGTCTGGGGCAAGGTGCCAGCGGTGGCTTATGATGAAATGGACGGCAATGCCTTGATTGCTGACATGAAGAGAGCCATCATGGCAGAGCTTTAA
- a CDS encoding DNA recombination protein RmuC, with product MNEIAITIGQHGFTLFDLLLGAIGLLGLMLVWVLISVQKQSRERDDAFAEARAQRAQVEELTRLQTEMTGRMQTMSEIFSSRQSEMAQALTNRMDGMGHRLTQTVSKSLTDSQKATGDDLRALHERLAVIDKAQGNITELSGRVVELQQILANKQTRGTFGQGRMEAIIEDALPPHAYDFQYTLSNNNRPDCVIHIPNDAAVLVIDAKFPLEGWSAVKDAQNPDEDKQARTRFRNDVKKHIKDIAERYFLVGETQDTAFMFVPSESLFADLHEQFEDIVQLAHRSRVVIVSPSLLTLSIQVVQSVLKDARMREQAHIIQREVALLMEDVARLDDRVSKLQSHFGQSQKDIDQILTSTGKIVKRGRRIEDIDVSEAELAIREGQHAPQADAADATAASAPTAEPHPQETAGSPQPRRPFGIASPDKPRENDPTEAQIEARMASLFHMDDR from the coding sequence ATGAATGAGATCGCGATCACCATTGGCCAGCATGGCTTTACCCTGTTTGACCTGCTTCTTGGCGCCATCGGCCTTTTGGGGTTGATGCTTGTGTGGGTGCTGATATCAGTCCAAAAGCAGTCCCGCGAGCGCGATGATGCGTTTGCCGAAGCGCGGGCGCAACGGGCACAGGTGGAAGAACTGACACGGCTGCAGACCGAGATGACCGGACGCATGCAGACCATGTCGGAGATCTTTTCCTCCCGCCAGAGTGAAATGGCCCAAGCCCTGACCAACCGGATGGACGGCATGGGCCATCGCCTGACCCAGACCGTCTCCAAGAGCCTGACCGACAGCCAGAAGGCGACCGGGGACGATTTGCGGGCCCTGCATGAAAGGTTGGCAGTGATCGACAAGGCACAGGGCAACATCACCGAACTGTCGGGCCGGGTGGTCGAGTTGCAACAGATCCTTGCCAACAAGCAGACCCGAGGCACCTTCGGACAGGGGCGGATGGAGGCCATCATCGAGGATGCCCTGCCGCCTCACGCCTATGATTTCCAATATACCTTGTCCAACAACAACCGCCCCGATTGCGTCATTCACATCCCGAATGACGCGGCCGTTCTGGTGATTGATGCCAAATTTCCGCTCGAGGGCTGGAGCGCCGTAAAGGATGCTCAAAATCCGGACGAGGACAAGCAAGCCCGGACACGCTTTCGCAACGACGTCAAGAAACACATCAAGGACATTGCCGAGCGCTATTTTCTGGTTGGCGAGACGCAGGATACGGCCTTCATGTTTGTGCCGTCCGAGAGTCTGTTTGCCGATCTGCATGAGCAGTTCGAAGATATTGTCCAGCTGGCGCATCGCAGCCGGGTGGTGATTGTGTCGCCCTCTTTGTTGACCCTGTCGATCCAGGTGGTGCAATCGGTGCTGAAAGATGCCCGGATGCGCGAGCAGGCCCATATCATCCAGCGGGAAGTGGCGCTTTTGATGGAAGATGTCGCCCGGCTTGATGATCGGGTGTCCAAGCTGCAAAGCCATTTTGGCCAGTCCCAGAAGGACATCGACCAGATCCTCACCTCGACCGGCAAGATCGTCAAACGGGGTCGCCGGATCGAGGATATCGATGTCAGCGAAGCCGAACTGGCGATCCGCGAAGGGCAACATGCCCCTCAAGCCGACGCGGCCGACGCAACGGCTGCATCCGCCCCGACTGCCGAGCCGCACCCTCAAGAGACTGCTGGTTCGCCTCAGCCACGCCGCCCCTTTGGCATCGCATCACCGGACAAGCCGCGCGAGAACGACCCAACCGAAGCCCAGATCGAGGCGCGGATGGCCTCTCTGTTTCATATGGATGATCGCTGA
- a CDS encoding DNA polymerase III subunit gamma/tau, which yields MSIADHQSDQGYRVLARKYRPANFDDMIGQDPMIRTLTNAFSTGRIAQAYMMTGVRGVGKTTTARILARALNYEIPGEIDQPTIDMKEMGSHCQAIMEGRHVDIMEMDAASHTSINDIREIIEAVRYKPVSARYKVYIIDEVHMLSTAAFNGLLKTLEEPPEHVKFIFATTEIRKVPVTVLSRCQRFDLRRIDAAEMAAYMKGICEKEQVDIEDDALQMIARAGEGSARDSLSLLDQAISHGAGKITSETTRQMLGLADRARVIDLFEAVMKGDIATALEELKAQYDIGAEPAVALSDLADFVHLVTRLKLTPDANSDAAATEAEKKRGRDFASQLSVRVLSRAWQMLLKGLTEVQSSPRPLASAEMVLVRLAYVADLPSPDEALKMLTNKDYRPPMPSGAGSGPSTPPDARLPAESEARATPSDPPPYGNNGGTGAPTAMHAGAGTATTPAAMPMGHVEPIKEDREDRDDRANLRLVASQSEKQLAARSPQAADATRPQPSNQSVKPVITRFEQIVALAHKNRDIALKLQLESAVRPVSVEPGHLVIAYDGFDSEGFQSKIGRKLSEWTGDRWHVDLANEGGGATLSERKEEREREVREAADQHPLVEAVRKAFPGSKVVDVRIHRDFEEEFLAPVIEDPADEDEDAMVFALDDGSELGFDD from the coding sequence ATGAGCATTGCGGATCATCAGTCAGATCAGGGCTATCGCGTTCTAGCGCGCAAATACCGCCCCGCGAACTTTGATGACATGATCGGTCAGGATCCGATGATCCGAACCCTGACCAATGCTTTTTCGACCGGCCGCATTGCGCAGGCCTATATGATGACCGGGGTGCGCGGGGTGGGCAAAACCACCACGGCCCGCATTCTGGCCCGGGCGCTGAATTATGAAATTCCCGGCGAGATCGATCAGCCGACCATCGACATGAAAGAAATGGGTTCCCATTGTCAGGCCATCATGGAAGGCCGCCATGTCGACATCATGGAAATGGACGCCGCCTCTCACACCTCGATCAATGACATCCGCGAGATCATCGAAGCGGTCCGCTACAAGCCGGTCAGCGCCCGCTACAAAGTCTATATCATCGATGAGGTGCATATGCTCTCCACCGCCGCCTTCAACGGCCTGTTGAAGACGCTGGAAGAGCCGCCCGAGCACGTGAAATTCATCTTCGCGACCACCGAAATCCGCAAGGTGCCGGTGACGGTCCTCTCCCGCTGTCAGCGGTTTGATTTGCGCCGCATCGATGCAGCCGAGATGGCCGCCTATATGAAGGGGATCTGCGAAAAAGAGCAGGTCGACATCGAGGATGATGCGCTGCAGATGATCGCCCGGGCTGGCGAAGGCTCGGCCCGCGACTCGCTCTCTCTGCTCGATCAGGCCATTTCCCATGGCGCAGGAAAAATCACCTCTGAGACCACCCGCCAGATGCTCGGTCTTGCTGACCGTGCCCGGGTGATTGATCTGTTCGAAGCGGTGATGAAGGGCGATATCGCCACTGCTTTGGAGGAACTGAAAGCTCAATATGATATCGGCGCTGAACCGGCGGTGGCTTTGTCCGATCTGGCCGACTTTGTCCATCTGGTCACAAGGCTGAAGCTGACCCCGGATGCCAATTCCGATGCGGCCGCAACCGAGGCGGAAAAGAAACGCGGGCGCGATTTCGCCTCCCAGCTTTCCGTGCGGGTTCTCTCGCGCGCTTGGCAAATGCTGCTCAAAGGGCTGACCGAAGTGCAATCCTCGCCGCGTCCGCTGGCTTCTGCCGAGATGGTGCTGGTGCGTCTTGCTTATGTCGCCGATCTGCCAAGCCCGGATGAAGCGCTCAAGATGTTGACCAACAAGGATTACCGCCCGCCAATGCCATCAGGCGCAGGGTCGGGCCCATCCACCCCGCCAGATGCCCGTCTGCCGGCTGAATCAGAGGCCCGTGCTACACCGAGTGATCCGCCACCCTATGGGAATAATGGCGGAACTGGTGCCCCAACCGCGATGCATGCGGGGGCTGGCACCGCGACCACACCCGCTGCCATGCCAATGGGGCATGTCGAGCCGATCAAGGAAGACAGGGAGGACCGAGACGACAGGGCCAACCTGCGTCTGGTTGCCAGCCAGAGCGAGAAGCAATTGGCAGCCCGCAGCCCGCAAGCGGCCGACGCCACCCGCCCGCAGCCAAGCAATCAATCGGTCAAACCGGTCATCACCCGCTTTGAGCAGATCGTGGCGCTGGCTCACAAAAATCGTGACATTGCTTTGAAGCTGCAATTGGAAAGCGCCGTGCGGCCTGTCTCGGTCGAACCGGGCCATCTGGTCATTGCCTATGATGGTTTCGACAGCGAAGGCTTCCAATCGAAAATCGGTCGCAAACTCAGTGAATGGACCGGTGATCGCTGGCATGTGGATCTGGCCAATGAAGGGGGCGGAGCCACCCTCTCCGAGCGCAAGGAAGAGCGCGAGCGCGAAGTCCGCGAAGCCGCCGACCAACATCCGCTGGTCGAAGCGGTGCGCAAGGCTTTCCCCGGTTCCAAAGTGGTCGACGTCCGCATCCATCGCGATTTTGAAGAAGAATTCCTCGCGCCGGTTATCGAAGACCCGGCAGACGAGGATGAGGATGCCATGGTCTTTGCGCTTGATGACGGGTCCGAGCTTGGCTTTGACGACTAG
- a CDS encoding YbaB/EbfC family nucleoid-associated protein, translated as MMDMMKMMKKAKEMQAKMAQMQEEVAQMQATGVSGGDMVKVTLSGKGEIVAISIDPSMINPDDAEILEDLIMAAHNDAKAKVEAAMQEEMQKMTGDLGLPAGMKLPF; from the coding sequence ATCATGGATATGATGAAAATGATGAAGAAGGCCAAGGAAATGCAGGCCAAGATGGCCCAGATGCAGGAAGAAGTGGCCCAGATGCAGGCAACCGGTGTCTCCGGTGGCGACATGGTCAAGGTGACCTTGTCCGGCAAGGGCGAAATCGTCGCCATCTCCATCGATCCATCGATGATCAACCCGGACGATGCGGAAATTCTCGAAGATCTGATCATGGCAGCCCACAATGACGCCAAAGCCAAGGTCGAAGCCGCCATGCAGGAAGAAATGCAGAAAATGACAGGTGATCTTGGCTTGCCTGCAGGCATGAAGCTGCCTTTCTGA
- a CDS encoding acyltransferase family protein, with product MTEKAKPHFGLFAVWRLIAAILVMIYHFSAYGPEFYQALNIGMERLTPMLDMFFIISGLLIWFHYADRIQSWQSLRVFIVRRLARIYPLHLVTLSFFCFVALAVHFGVVSTADPERYSLAELGRELLLINAWGTGDVLGYNYVSWSLSAEWFAYLAFPLIVFIYRRNGLIGLVTLLLCCVAVLEGATKLELMPFPTWLEANTWGAYRVLADFVLGAILADCILRHPVKVKSHLAPWGLFALSMIMMISGVSSGYLTIAVIALSLYVAGCIDLVSPEKGRYLRPLMPVAAVSFGMYLWHPVLAVTLLGFGWRHILEPMQTVPFTAILIVGLIASTIVAMISARLIEQPMRAMILCLAESRKTKRQKASNRARAIPAE from the coding sequence ATGACAGAAAAAGCAAAACCACATTTTGGATTATTCGCTGTCTGGCGCCTGATCGCAGCAATTCTGGTGATGATCTATCATTTTAGCGCCTACGGCCCGGAATTCTATCAGGCGTTGAACATTGGCATGGAACGCCTGACGCCGATGCTCGACATGTTTTTCATCATTTCCGGCCTGCTGATCTGGTTTCATTATGCCGATCGGATCCAGAGCTGGCAGTCTCTGCGCGTCTTTATCGTCAGGCGGTTGGCGCGGATATATCCGCTGCATCTGGTCACGCTGAGCTTCTTTTGTTTTGTCGCTCTGGCCGTCCATTTCGGAGTGGTTTCCACCGCTGATCCGGAGCGCTACAGTCTTGCGGAACTCGGACGAGAGCTGTTGTTGATCAACGCCTGGGGGACAGGCGATGTGCTGGGTTACAATTATGTTTCCTGGTCTTTGTCAGCGGAATGGTTCGCCTATCTGGCTTTTCCCTTGATCGTGTTCATCTATCGCCGCAATGGATTGATCGGTTTGGTCACCCTGCTGCTTTGCTGTGTTGCAGTCCTGGAAGGGGCAACGAAACTCGAACTGATGCCATTCCCCACCTGGCTTGAAGCCAATACGTGGGGGGCCTATCGGGTGTTGGCGGACTTTGTGCTCGGAGCAATTCTGGCCGATTGCATTCTGCGTCATCCGGTCAAGGTGAAGTCTCATCTTGCCCCATGGGGCCTGTTCGCGCTGTCGATGATCATGATGATCAGTGGCGTTTCGTCGGGATATCTGACCATCGCTGTGATTGCGCTGTCGCTCTATGTTGCGGGCTGCATCGATTTGGTATCCCCCGAAAAGGGCCGTTACCTGCGACCACTGATGCCTGTTGCTGCCGTGTCCTTTGGCATGTATCTCTGGCACCCGGTTTTGGCCGTGACCCTGCTCGGCTTTGGCTGGCGGCACATCCTTGAACCAATGCAGACTGTGCCCTTCACAGCCATTCTCATTGTCGGCCTCATTGCCAGCACCATCGTAGCGATGATCTCGGCGCGCCTGATCGAACAGCCGATGCGTGCGATGATCCTGTGCCTTGCAGAAAGCCGCAAAACCAAAAGACAGAAAGCGTCAAATCGGGCCAGGGCCATTCCGGCAGAATAA
- the nudC gene encoding NAD(+) diphosphatase: MSDFFAGPRHNPSFEGLGYAHNRLDRDTEHRTEATLMDRMAHDRARFYLFDGDRLLVRVKADRFDPLYCQKMASELGADMDRVILLGTDPVEDNAPRLAAPLLPERAAAYEEHADYQLETVRAVGLKDMLPADQLGAVAQARSLLNWHDTHQYCAKCGAKTHVALAGARRDCPSCEAVHFPRTDPVVIMLAIHRDAEGVERCLLARHTRFEDPMFSTLAGFMEQGETLEDAVRREIFEEAGVKIGAVRYLASQPWPFPSSLMLGCFAEALSTDLTLDDTELGEAHWYSREALKVMMERPVGSPEPHVPGDFSIAHWLIKEWAEADPA; this comes from the coding sequence ATGTCGGACTTTTTCGCCGGACCCCGCCACAATCCATCGTTTGAGGGGTTGGGATATGCCCACAATCGACTCGATCGGGACACCGAGCATCGCACCGAGGCCACGCTCATGGATCGAATGGCCCACGACCGGGCCCGCTTTTATTTGTTTGACGGGGATCGGTTGCTGGTGCGGGTGAAAGCGGATCGGTTTGATCCGCTCTATTGCCAAAAGATGGCGTCCGAGCTGGGTGCGGATATGGATCGGGTGATCCTGCTTGGCACCGACCCTGTCGAGGACAATGCCCCACGGCTGGCGGCCCCGCTGTTGCCAGAGCGGGCAGCTGCCTATGAAGAGCATGCGGACTATCAGTTGGAGACCGTGCGGGCCGTTGGCTTGAAAGACATGCTGCCCGCGGATCAGCTGGGTGCGGTGGCGCAGGCCCGTAGCTTGCTCAATTGGCATGACACCCATCAATATTGTGCCAAATGCGGAGCCAAGACCCATGTTGCGCTGGCCGGTGCCCGACGGGATTGTCCCTCTTGCGAGGCAGTGCATTTCCCGCGCACGGATCCGGTGGTGATCATGTTGGCGATCCATCGCGATGCGGAAGGCGTCGAGCGTTGCCTGCTGGCGCGGCACACCCGGTTTGAAGATCCGATGTTCTCAACGCTTGCCGGTTTCATGGAACAGGGTGAGACACTGGAAGATGCGGTCCGTCGGGAGATTTTCGAGGAAGCGGGGGTGAAGATCGGGGCGGTGCGCTATCTGGCCAGCCAGCCCTGGCCTTTCCCTTCGTCGCTGATGCTTGGCTGTTTTGCCGAAGCGCTGTCGACGGATCTGACGCTCGATGACACCGAGCTGGGCGAGGCCCATTGGTATAGCCGTGAGGCGCTGAAGGTGATGATGGAACGGCCGGTCGGCTCGCCGGAGCCGCATGTGCCCGGCGATTTTTCGATTGCCCACTGGCTGATCAAGGAATGGGCCGAGGCAGATCCTGCATAA
- the recR gene encoding recombination mediator RecR encodes MAKSMAGPEIEALIKLLSRLPGLGPRSARRVALHLIKNKEQLLVPLSAAMAEAVEKVQVCETCGNIDSASPCTICTDTRRDPSLLVVVEDVSDLWALERASVINAGYHVLGGTLSPLDGVGPDDLNIAGLLARTAKGEIREIILGVNATVEGQTTAHYITDQLQAQAKAMQAADPSFEPVTISQLAHGVPIGGELDYLDEGTLLQAIRSRKAFG; translated from the coding sequence ATGGCAAAATCGATGGCTGGCCCGGAAATTGAGGCGCTGATCAAATTGCTTTCGCGGTTGCCGGGATTGGGGCCGCGCTCGGCCCGTCGTGTGGCTTTGCATCTGATCAAGAACAAGGAACAGCTCCTCGTCCCTCTGTCCGCCGCCATGGCCGAAGCGGTCGAGAAGGTGCAGGTTTGCGAGACCTGCGGCAACATCGACAGTGCCAGCCCTTGCACCATTTGCACCGACACACGCCGCGACCCGTCGCTGCTGGTGGTGGTCGAGGATGTCTCCGACCTCTGGGCGCTCGAACGCGCCTCGGTGATCAATGCCGGCTATCATGTGCTTGGCGGCACCCTGTCGCCGCTTGATGGCGTTGGCCCGGATGATCTCAACATTGCCGGTCTGCTGGCCCGCACCGCCAAGGGTGAAATCAGGGAGATCATTCTCGGTGTCAATGCCACCGTTGAAGGCCAGACCACGGCCCACTATATCACCGATCAATTGCAGGCTCAGGCCAAAGCCATGCAAGCCGCCGACCCGAGCTTCGAGCCAGTGACCATCTCCCAGCTCGCCCATGGTGTACCCATTGGCGGCGAGCTGGATTATCTCGATGAAGGCACCCTGTTGCAGGCCATCCGCAGCCGCAAGGCGTTCGGCTGA